A stretch of DNA from Nitratireductor thuwali:
CGCATGCTCCAGCGTCTCCAGCACGACGATCCCCGCGCCTTCGCCCAGCACCAGCCCCTGCCGGTCGGCGGAGAAGGGCCGGCAGGTATCTGTCGCCAGCACGCGCAATGCTTCCCAGCCTTTCATCACGCCGTAGACCAGTGGCGCGTCCGCCCCGCCGGCCAGCATCACGTCGGCGCGCCCCAGAAGCAACTGGTCTGCCGCCGCTGCGATGGCGTGGTTCGACGAGGAGCAGGCGGATGTGGCACCGAAGACGGGACCTTTGAGACCATGCACCATGGATACCTGGCCAGCCGCCGCCCCGGGCATGACGCGCGGCACGCTGAAAATGCTCGCCCGGCTTTTGCCTTCGAGCAGGATCGCCCGATAGTTTTCCTCGATGGAATGCCAGCCGCATATGCCGACACCCACGACCGCCCCGATGCGGTGCCGGTCGTCCTCGCCGATGTGAAGGCCCGACTGCTTCAGCGCCTCACCGGCGGCGATTGCGGCCAGCAGGCTGAATCGGTCCATCGTGGCGATGCGCTTGCGGTCGATACCATGGTCGGGCAGCGCCTTGATCTCGCCGCCGATCCTTATCTTGACCTCATGCAGGTCCTCGTTTTCCACGGGGCCGATCGCCGCGCGGCCCGCACGCATCGCCTGCCAGATCGCCGGTGCATCCGTGCCGAGCGAGCAAATCCCGCCGAGGCCGGTAATGACGATACGCTTTCCGGCCATATTCAAGCTTTGTCGTCGACCAGTTTGCGCACCGATTCAACAATGTCGCGCACCGTGCTTAGGTGCTCCCATGCTTCCGCCGTGTTCATCTCCACCTCGATGCCGAATTCTTCCTCGAGGTCAAAGATGATTTCCGTCAGTTCCAGCGAGTGAATGCCAAGGTCGGTCAGTGGGGTAGACAGGGTGACGTTCGTGTCGCCCTCTGCATGGGCCTTGATCTTGGCGAGAATTTTCTCGCCAATCTCATCGGTATGCTGTTGACCGTCAACGCCCATTTCAGGCCCCTCCATGATCGTACTGCTTCCGTGCCTGCAGGCTGCTGCCTGGTCTGGACACGGGGACGTCCCTTTGAGTGCATATGACCCCAATCCACGGCGGGCGGCAAGCCTCATGGGAGGTTTGCAGCCTAACTCTCTTTGCCGTGCACAAATATCGTCACCGTGTTATCGTCGGCAAACTCGACTGCAATGATGTCGCTGAGCATGATGGAGCGGGAATCGACCGCATGATAAAACATGGCGCTGCCCTCTATGGCGTCACGCAGGGCTTCGATTTCTTCGTCATGTTCGGAAACCGCTTCCTTGACCCGCCCGGCCAATTCGGGGACGAACACGATCTCGAGCGTGTCGAGGCTGAAGGCCTTACGGACCTCCTGGGTACTTTCCATTGCATTCTCGACCGCTGTCACCACCCGATCCACCTGGGCTTCCTTGCCGGTTTCGGCCGTTTTCACGTCCGAGCCGACGATTGCGTCGATCGCCTCTTCGCGGTCGAGCCCTTGGGCAAATCCCGGCAGATCGGTGACGGGCCCGACCAGAATGAGCAGCGCTATAAGTATCGGCAATCCGCGCCAAGCGGTCTTTCCTCCCATACCGGGGGCATGTGTCGCCGTTGCATCCATGTCGGTCTACTCCTTGAGATTTTTGTCCGTGTCCCCGATAGATGGACGGGGAAAACGCCGCTATGGCACCGCGGTTCCTGGTTCCGCCTTCACAAGATGATATCGGGCAGGCGAGAATGCGCGATCACCCTATCGGCATTGGGCAGGTCGTTGGTCGCGACCCATCGCCGCGCATCGTCCTGCGCGCGTCCATGCTTTCGCCAGCGCTCCAGAAGCCGCCGCTCAAGCTCCGGGCGCGGCACGTCCAGATAGCACGAAGCATCGAACATGTCCGCAAGTCCGCGCCACGGCTCTTCGTCCAGCAGCAGGTAGTTGCCCTCGACCAGGACTATCCGCGTATCGCCATCCACAATGGCGGCGGCGGCCCGTGATAGCTCCATGCTACGGTCGAATAGCGGAATTGCAACCTCGCCGCTCTCCTCCCGCAGGCGACGAAGCAGTGTGCGAAGCCCCGCGAAGTCGAAAGTCTCGGGCGCGCCCTTGCGCGAGGACAGGCCTTTTTCGGCAAGAACGGCGTCGTCATAATGGAAGCCGTCCATGGGCACGACGGCGCATTTCACGCCTCGCGCGCCGATTTCCACGCAAAGTTCGGCCGCAATGGTCGATTTCCCAGAGCCGGGCGCTCCCGCTATCGCGGCAACGAAACGGCGTCTGTCTCCGGCCTGGGCAATCAGCCGATCGGCCAGCTCGCCCACGGATGAAAGGCGCATGCTCATTCCGGTCAGGACAGCCATTTGTCATAGTCGGAGACCAGGAGCCGGTACGGCTCCTCATCCTCTTCGATCTCCGAAAAGCGATCTATCGGCTCGGCAAAGATGTTGTCGGTCAGGTCGTCATTGACGGTGGATACTTCGCCGATCAGCACGTCCGAGCCTTCGCCCCAGAACTCGTGCCAGACGCCCGGCATGAGAGTGACGCTCTCGCCCGGCGAAAGCGACAGCACCTCGCCCGCCCCGAATTCGCGGATGACGCCGTCGGTGGGCACGGCGATGTCTGCGCTATCGTCGATGGCGCCGTCCGGGGCCGACGCGTACAGCTTGATGCACAGCGTGCCGCCGCCGCGGTTGATGATGTCTTCCGCCTTGATCACGTGCCGGTGCATGGGCGAGATCTGGTCCTTGCGGGAAATCATGATCTTTTCGGCATAGAGCATGCCGCGGCCCTGTTGGAGGTCGCTGGCATCGCCGTTGCGCGCGGTGAAGAGAAAAAGGCCCCGATTGTCAAAATCGCCCACGCCATAGTCCGTGATGTCCCAGCCCAGCCGCCGCAGGACAATACTGTCGATCTCGCCCCGGCGATCCTTCATTTCGGCCGGCGTCAGGTTAGCGAAGGGCGGCAGAACGTAGCCGAAGGACCCTATGAACTCTTCCCCCGACCGCAATATCTCGTTCACGCGCGAGCGTTTCATGGTTCCTCCTCGTGCTACCAGCGTTCCGAGGGAGTTTCGTACAGGATCGCGGCCCGGGCGTGAAGGGCTCTGCAGTACCGCGGTACTTCGAGAAGCAAAGCACGATGCGCTAGGCTTCAGAAGGCCTTGAATGTCAGCGTCGTGAGCGAACGGACGATGCCGGGAACATTGGCGACATTGTCGTTGATGAACTTCCCGACGTCGACGCCGTCTTCGATGTAGACCTTCAGAAGGAGATCAAATTCGCCGCTGGTCGAATAGAGCTCGGAGGCAATCTCCCGCTCATAGAGCATGTCGGCGACTTCATAGGTCTTGCCGGGCTGGCAGCGCAATTGAACGAATACGGGTCTCATCTCTTCTTTCCGGAATTGTCTCGCCGAGGCTCCGCCCTCAGCTTCGGTCTGTCAACAGGGCGTCAAGCATTGGATGATGGGGCGACTTTAGGCCATCGATAACGTCGAAATGGTGACGGTCCGGCTCCTCGACCGCCACGGTGCGCGCGCCGAGGCCCGTCCAGACATTGGCGAGCAACGCGTTCTGGCGGACGAATTCCGCGCGCTCGGCGGCTCCAACCCAGCAGATGAGCCTTGTACCGGCGCGGGGAGCGAGAAGCGCCGGGCTCTCGACCGCTGCCTCGGCCTCGTCCAGAAGCAGCTGCCCGTTCATCCCCGTGCGCATGATCGGGCGCAGGTCGTGGACGCCGGAAATCGAAAGAACTGTCTTTATGCGCTCGCCGACATTTTCGGCCAGCGGCGTCGTCTCCGTTACCATGCGGGTGGCCAGATGCCCGCCCGCCGAATGCCCGGAAAGCCATATGGGGCCGTCGATCCGATCTGCTGCAGCCTCCACTGCGCGCGCGATTTCCTCCCCGATGCCGGCGATGCGGATCTGCGGGCATAGCGTGTAGGAAGGCATGGCGACCGCCATGCCCCGCGCCAGCGCGCCTTCGGACAGGTGCGACCAGAAGCTCTTGTCGAGCTTCGTCCAGAAACCGCCATGGATGAAGATGAACAGACCGCGCGGCGCCCGTTCCGGCAGGAACAGATCGAACCTGTTGCGCGGCCCCTCGCCATAGGCGATGTCCAGCTCGGCACGGCCCGCCGCCAGCATCGCCACGCGAAAGGGCACAGCCGCCTCGGACCAGGCCTGCGGCCAGCGATCGCCGCCGGGAATATTGGGCCCGTTGGCATAGGCGTCGTCCCAATCTGTGATGTATCTTTCAAACGCCATCTTCCCCTCCTGTGGCTGCATAGCGCGCGGTCCCGCCGCTGTCACGCCCGTGGAAACCACGATGCAGCGTTCGGCGGATTGCTTCAACGTTAAAATTTCATACTTGAAATATATTCCGGGCGGTGCGATGCTTTTTCTGAAGAGAGGAGAAGGCGATGAAGATAGCTGTCCTTGGCGGCGGGCCTGCCGGCCTCTACTTCGCAATCTCGATGAAGCTGCGTAACGCCGATCACCAAGTGACGGTGTTCGAGCGCAACAGGCCGGACGACACTTTCGGCTGGGGCGTTGTCCTTTCCGACGAAACGCTGGACAACCTGGCCGAAAACGACCCGGTGAGCGCCGCCAGCATTCGCGAGCATTTCGCCTATTGGGACGACATCGCCGTCATCCACAAGGGGACGCGCACGGTTTCGACTGGCCATGGCTTCTGCGGCATCGGCCGCATGCGGCTGCTTCTCCTTCTGCAGGAACGTGCTCGCGCGCTCGGCGTCGACCTACGCTTCAGTTCGGAAGTCGACGATCCGCGCCCGTTCATGGCCGAATACGACATGGTGCTGGCCGCCGACGGGCTGAACTCGAAGTCGCGCGCGGCGTTCCCGGAGGTGTTCAAGCCGGATATCGACGTGCGCAAGTGCAAGTTCGTCTGGCTCGGCACCCATCAGAAATTCGACGACGCCTTCACCTTCATCTTCGAAAAGACCCCGCATGGCTGGGTATGGGCGCATGCCTACCAGTTCGACGCTGATACGGCGACCTTCATCGTCGAGTGCTCGCAGCAGACCTATGACAGGTTCGGCTTTGCCGACATGACGAAGGAAGAGTCCATCGCCACCTGCGAGACGATCTTCAAGGATCATCTGGGCGGCCACAGGCTGATGTCGAACGCCAGCCACATTCGCGGCTCGGCGTGGATCAGCTTTCCGCGCGTATTGTGCGAGCGCTGGTCGCACGAGAACTTGGCGTTAATGGGCGATGCCGCGGCCAGCGCGCATTTTTCCATAGGGTCCGGCACCAAGCTGGCGCTGGAAAGCGCCATCGCGCTGGCTGACTACCTGCATTCCGAACCCACGCTGGACGGGGCCTTCGCCAAATATGAGGATGCACGGCGGCTGGAGGTTCTGCGGTTGCAATCGGCCGCGCGCAATTCGCTCGAATGGTTCGAGGAGGTGGAGCGTTACCTCGATCTCGATCCGGTGCAGTTCAACTATTCGCTTCTGACCCGCTCCCAGCGCATCAGCCACGAAAACCTGCGCCTGCGCGATCCCGAATGGCTTGCCGGGGCGGAAGGGTGGTTCCAGCGGCAGGCGGGCGCGGGAAGCAATGTCAGCCGCCCGCCCATGTTCGCTCCGTACCAGTTGCGCGGGCTGCGCCTGAAGAACCGCGTCGTCGTCTCGCCCATGGCGCAGTACAAGGCGGTCGATGGCTGCCCCACCGACTGGCATTTCGTGCATTATTGCGAGCGGGCCAAGGGCGGGGCCGGCCTCGTCCATATCGAGATGACCTGCGTTTCGCCGGAAGGCCGCATCACGCCGGGGTGTCCTGGCTTCTACAAGCCGGAACACGAGGCCGCGTGGAAGCGCATCGTCGATTTCGTGCATGCCGAGACCGAGGCCAAAATCTGCGCCCAGATCGGCCATTCCGGTCCGAAGGGGTCCACCCAACTCGGCTGGGAGGAGATGGATGCGCCGCTTCCCGACGGAAACTGGCCGCTTATGGCTGCATCGCCGGTGCCTTGGTCGGACCGCAACCAGGTACCGAGGGAAATGGACCGCGCCGACATGGATATGGTGCGCGATCAGTTCGTTTCGTCGGCAAGGATGGCCGAGCGCTGCGGCTTCGACATGCTGGAGCTGCACTTCGCCCACGGCTATCTGCTTTCCTCCTTCATCTCGCCCCTGACCAACAGGCGCACGGACGAATATGGCGGCAACCTGCATAACCGCATGCGCTATCCGCTGGAAGTCTTCCACGCGGTGCGTGCCGTATGGCCGGACGACAAGCCGATCTCGGTCCGCATTTCGGCCAATGACTGGGTTGGCGACGACGGCATAACGCCTGCCGACGCCGTCGAGATCGCGCGGATGCTGCGGACCGCCGGCGTCGACATCTGCGACGTTTCGGCGGGGCAGACCTCGAAGCTTGCAAGGCCCGTCTACGGGCGCATGTTCCAGACCCCCTTCTCGGACCGCATCCGCAACGAGACCGGCATGGCCACCATGGCGGTGGGCAATATCTACGAGCCCGACCACGTGAACTCTATCCTGATGGCGGGCCGCGCCGACCTCGTCTGCCTCGCCCGCCCGCATCTGGCCGATCCCTACTGGACGCTCCACGCGGCGGCCCGGCTCTGCGACAGGGGCGTCGCATGGCCCGATCCATACCTGCCGGGCCGCGATCAGCTTTACCGGCTCGCCGAAAGAGCCGAGCAGATGACGGGGAAGGTATGATGGCAGGATCGCGTCACGCATTGGTGACGGGCGGCGGCTCCGGGGTGGGCAAGGCCGTCGCCGTTGCGCTGGCGGGAGCCGGCATCGCGGTGACCGTTTGCGGACGGCGGCTGGAGCCCCTCGAGGCGGTCGCGACGGAGCATGAAAACGTCCACGCCCTCGTTGCGGACGTAACGGATGAGGCGTCCATCGCAGCGCTGTATGCAAAGGCGGAGGCCGCTCGTGGGCCCTTCGACATCGTCGTCGCCAATGCCGGCATCGCCTCCAGCGCGCCGGCGCACAAGATATCGCTCGACGAGTGGAACCGCATCGTCAACGTCAACCTCACGGGCGCTTTCTTGACCGTAAAGCCGGCCTTGGCCCGGATGAGGGAGCAGGGAACCGGCAGGATCGTCTTCCTCGCCTCGACCGCCGGCATAAAGGGTTATGCCTATGTGGCGCCCTATGTGGCCTCCAAGCATGGGGTTGTCGGCCTGATGCGGGCGCTCGCCAGCGAGCTTGCCGCGACGGGCGTCACGGTAAATGCGGTCTGCCCCGGCTTCGTGGAGACGGAAATGCTCACCGAAACCGTCGCGCGCATCACCGAGAAAACCGGGCGCAGCCGCGAGGAAGCGCGCGCCGGCCTGGCCGCCGTCAACCCGCAGGGCAGGTTCATTCAGCCGGACGAAGTGGCGTCCGCGGTCCAGTGGCTCGTCAGCGACGGCGCGCGCTCCGTGAGCGGGCAGACGATTTCGGTTTGCGGAGGAGAAACATGGTGAGCGCTCCACTGACGGCCGAAAGGCCCGGCACGGACAGCAAGGAAAGGCTGCGTCTGTGGATCAGGCTGCTCAGGGCATCGCGCTCGATCGAAAGCGAACTGCGTGAGAGGCTGAAGCGGGATTTCGGCTCCACTCTGCCGCGCTTCGACGTGATGGCGGCGCTCTACCGGGAGACCGGCGGGATGGCGATGACCGATCTCTCGCGCTTCCTGCTGGTGTCCAACGGCAACGTGACCGGCATCGTGGACCGCCTGGTGGCCGACGGCTATGTGGCCCGCAGCAAGCGCGAAGGCGACCGGCGAACCAGCATCGTGCGGCTGACGGCGGCCGGGCGCGAAACCTTCGCGCGGATGGCCGAGGCCCACGAGGTGTGGGTGGACGAGTTGCTGGCCGGAGTGGGCGAGACGGAGGCGCGCGAGCTCTCCTCCAAGCTCAAGGCGTTCAGAAGCGATTGGGAGGGCTGAAAATGGCCGCAATGGCAGGGCTGAAGCCCGAACATTTCCTGTGGAGGATGGAGGGCAGCGTGGCCCTTGTCCAACTCGACCGGCCCGACAGGAAGAACCCCCTTACCTTCGATTCCTATGCCGAGTTGCGCGACATGTTTCGCGCGCTGCCCTATGCCGACGATGTCGACGCAGTGGTTTTCCTGCCCAATGGCGGCAATTTCTGCTCGGGCGGCGATGTGCACGACATCATCGGCTCCCTCGTCGGCAGGGATATGAAGGGCCTGCTCGCCTTCACCCGCATGACCGGCGATCTGGTCAAGGCGATGCTGAATTGCCAGAAGCCGATCGTTGCAGCGGTGGACGGCGTGGCCGTGGGGGCCGGCGCGATCATCGCCATGGCCTCCGACATTCGCCTGGCGACGCCGGAGGCGAAGACGGCCTTCCTTTTCACCCGCGTGGGTCTTGCTGGCTGTGACATGGGTGCCTGCGCGATGCTGCCGCGCATTATCGGCCAGGGCCGCGCGGCGGAACTGCTCTATACCGGCCGGTCCATGAGCGGCGAGGAGGGCGAGCGCTGGGGCTTCTACAATCGGCTGGTCGAGACGGGCCAGTTGGAAGCCGAGGCGCTGGCCTTGGCCGCGCGCATTGCCTCCGGCCCTACCTTCGCCCACGGCATCACCAAAACCCAGCTTAACCAGGAATGGTCGATGGGGCTGGAGCAGGCCATCGAGGCCGAGGCGCAGGCGCAGGCGATCTGCATGCAGACCCGCGACTTCAAGCGCGCTTACCGCGCTTTCGTCGAAAAGAAGACACCGGTTTTCGAGGGGGATTGATGCCTGACCGCTCCTTCCTCGACTGGCCCTTCCTCGAACAGCGCCACCGCGACTGGGCGGAGCGGCTGGAGGCTTGGTGCGCCGCTAATTTGCCGGTCGACCACGGCGATGTCGATGCCGCCTGCCGCGATCTCGTGGCCAAGCTCGGCAAGGCCGGCATCCTGGAACCGACGGCGCTCGACACGACAGCTCCCGGACCGCTTGACGTGCGCACCTTGTGCATCGCGCGCGAGACGCTGGCGCGGCATGACGGGTTGGCCGACTTCGCCTTTGCGATGCAGGGGCTAGGCACCGGCGCCATCAGCCTGTTCGGCAGCGACCAACAGCGAAATTGGCTGCGGAAGACCCGCAAGGGCGAGGCGATTTCCGCCTTCGCGCTTTCCGAGCCGCGGTCCGGGTCCGATGTCGCCAATATGGATATGACCGCCAGGCGGGATGGAGGGGATTTCATTCTGTCGGGCGAGAAAACCTGGATCTCCAATGGCGGCATCGCCGATATCTACACCGTCATCGCGCGCACCGGCGAAGCGCCGGGCGCCAAGGGTCTTTCCGCCTTCCTGGTGCCGGCCGATACGCCAGGGCTGAAGATCGCCGAGCGCATCGAGGTCGTCGCGCCGCACCCGCTCGCGAGCCTATCGTTCCAGGATGTGCGCGTCCCGGCCTCCGCCATGATCGGCAAGCCGGGCGACGGCTTCAGGATCGCCATGTCGGTGCTCGACGTCTTCCGTTCGACGGTCGGCGCGGCGGCGCTCGGTTTCGCCCGCCGCGCGCTGGACGAATCGATCGCGCGGGCATCGAGCCGCCAACTCTTCGGCGCGCCGCTGTTCGATCTGCAGATGGTGCAGGGGCACCTGGCGGATATGGCTCTGGACGTCGATGCGGCGGCACTGCTCGTCTACCGCGCCGCATGGGCAAAGGATATGGGCGCGCCGCGCGTGACACGCGAAGCGGCCATGGCCAAGCTCTACGCTACCGATCGCGCCCAGGAGGTCATCGACAAGGCCGTGCAGATCCACGGCGGCGACGGCGTTCGGCGCGGACACATCGTCGAGAGCCTTTACCGGGAGATAAGGGCGCTGCGCATCTATGAAGGGGCGTCGGACGTGCAGAAGGTCGTGATAGCACGGCAGCTAGAGCGCGATCCCGAAAAGCGGGCATCGGTTTTCGGAAAAGATCGTGCTCCAACAAGAAG
This window harbors:
- a CDS encoding enoyl-CoA hydratase family protein, with protein sequence MAAMAGLKPEHFLWRMEGSVALVQLDRPDRKNPLTFDSYAELRDMFRALPYADDVDAVVFLPNGGNFCSGGDVHDIIGSLVGRDMKGLLAFTRMTGDLVKAMLNCQKPIVAAVDGVAVGAGAIIAMASDIRLATPEAKTAFLFTRVGLAGCDMGACAMLPRIIGQGRAAELLYTGRSMSGEEGERWGFYNRLVETGQLEAEALALAARIASGPTFAHGITKTQLNQEWSMGLEQAIEAEAQAQAICMQTRDFKRAYRAFVEKKTPVFEGD
- a CDS encoding acyl carrier protein, with translation MGVDGQQHTDEIGEKILAKIKAHAEGDTNVTLSTPLTDLGIHSLELTEIIFDLEEEFGIEVEMNTAEAWEHLSTVRDIVESVRKLVDDKA
- a CDS encoding SDR family oxidoreductase; the encoded protein is MAGSRHALVTGGGSGVGKAVAVALAGAGIAVTVCGRRLEPLEAVATEHENVHALVADVTDEASIAALYAKAEAARGPFDIVVANAGIASSAPAHKISLDEWNRIVNVNLTGAFLTVKPALARMREQGTGRIVFLASTAGIKGYAYVAPYVASKHGVVGLMRALASELAATGVTVNAVCPGFVETEMLTETVARITEKTGRSREEARAGLAAVNPQGRFIQPDEVASAVQWLVSDGARSVSGQTISVCGGETW
- a CDS encoding acyl-CoA dehydrogenase family protein, which encodes MPDRSFLDWPFLEQRHRDWAERLEAWCAANLPVDHGDVDAACRDLVAKLGKAGILEPTALDTTAPGPLDVRTLCIARETLARHDGLADFAFAMQGLGTGAISLFGSDQQRNWLRKTRKGEAISAFALSEPRSGSDVANMDMTARRDGGDFILSGEKTWISNGGIADIYTVIARTGEAPGAKGLSAFLVPADTPGLKIAERIEVVAPHPLASLSFQDVRVPASAMIGKPGDGFRIAMSVLDVFRSTVGAAALGFARRALDESIARASSRQLFGAPLFDLQMVQGHLADMALDVDAAALLVYRAAWAKDMGAPRVTREAAMAKLYATDRAQEVIDKAVQIHGGDGVRRGHIVESLYREIRALRIYEGASDVQKVVIARQLERDPEKRASVFGKDRAPTRR
- a CDS encoding bifunctional salicylyl-CoA 5-hydroxylase/oxidoreductase, yielding MKIAVLGGGPAGLYFAISMKLRNADHQVTVFERNRPDDTFGWGVVLSDETLDNLAENDPVSAASIREHFAYWDDIAVIHKGTRTVSTGHGFCGIGRMRLLLLLQERARALGVDLRFSSEVDDPRPFMAEYDMVLAADGLNSKSRAAFPEVFKPDIDVRKCKFVWLGTHQKFDDAFTFIFEKTPHGWVWAHAYQFDADTATFIVECSQQTYDRFGFADMTKEESIATCETIFKDHLGGHRLMSNASHIRGSAWISFPRVLCERWSHENLALMGDAAASAHFSIGSGTKLALESAIALADYLHSEPTLDGAFAKYEDARRLEVLRLQSAARNSLEWFEEVERYLDLDPVQFNYSLLTRSQRISHENLRLRDPEWLAGAEGWFQRQAGAGSNVSRPPMFAPYQLRGLRLKNRVVVSPMAQYKAVDGCPTDWHFVHYCERAKGGAGLVHIEMTCVSPEGRITPGCPGFYKPEHEAAWKRIVDFVHAETEAKICAQIGHSGPKGSTQLGWEEMDAPLPDGNWPLMAASPVPWSDRNQVPREMDRADMDMVRDQFVSSARMAERCGFDMLELHFAHGYLLSSFISPLTNRRTDEYGGNLHNRMRYPLEVFHAVRAVWPDDKPISVRISANDWVGDDGITPADAVEIARMLRTAGVDICDVSAGQTSKLARPVYGRMFQTPFSDRIRNETGMATMAVGNIYEPDHVNSILMAGRADLVCLARPHLADPYWTLHAAARLCDRGVAWPDPYLPGRDQLYRLAERAEQMTGKV
- a CDS encoding beta-ketoacyl-[acyl-carrier-protein] synthase family protein — encoded protein: MAGKRIVITGLGGICSLGTDAPAIWQAMRAGRAAIGPVENEDLHEVKIRIGGEIKALPDHGIDRKRIATMDRFSLLAAIAAGEALKQSGLHIGEDDRHRIGAVVGVGICGWHSIEENYRAILLEGKSRASIFSVPRVMPGAAAGQVSMVHGLKGPVFGATSACSSSNHAIAAAADQLLLGRADVMLAGGADAPLVYGVMKGWEALRVLATDTCRPFSADRQGLVLGEGAGIVVLETLEHALARGAHILAELAGTGMSADASDIVAPTVEGPVRAMQACLAEAGIAPEDVDYINAHGTGTKANDRIETEAIKRVFGGHARRLSISSTKSMHGHCLGASGAIELIACINALRENVVPPTAGFREADPDCDLDVTPNEARARSVNVAISNSFAFGGTNAVLAVTSPPNT
- a CDS encoding alpha/beta hydrolase, producing MAFERYITDWDDAYANGPNIPGGDRWPQAWSEAAVPFRVAMLAAGRAELDIAYGEGPRNRFDLFLPERAPRGLFIFIHGGFWTKLDKSFWSHLSEGALARGMAVAMPSYTLCPQIRIAGIGEEIARAVEAAADRIDGPIWLSGHSAGGHLATRMVTETTPLAENVGERIKTVLSISGVHDLRPIMRTGMNGQLLLDEAEAAVESPALLAPRAGTRLICWVGAAERAEFVRQNALLANVWTGLGARTVAVEEPDRHHFDVIDGLKSPHHPMLDALLTDRS
- a CDS encoding D-lyxose/D-mannose family sugar isomerase; the encoded protein is MKRSRVNEILRSGEEFIGSFGYVLPPFANLTPAEMKDRRGEIDSIVLRRLGWDITDYGVGDFDNRGLFLFTARNGDASDLQQGRGMLYAEKIMISRKDQISPMHRHVIKAEDIINRGGGTLCIKLYASAPDGAIDDSADIAVPTDGVIREFGAGEVLSLSPGESVTLMPGVWHEFWGEGSDVLIGEVSTVNDDLTDNIFAEPIDRFSEIEEDEEPYRLLVSDYDKWLS
- a CDS encoding nucleoside/nucleotide kinase family protein; this encodes MRLSSVGELADRLIAQAGDRRRFVAAIAGAPGSGKSTIAAELCVEIGARGVKCAVVPMDGFHYDDAVLAEKGLSSRKGAPETFDFAGLRTLLRRLREESGEVAIPLFDRSMELSRAAAAIVDGDTRIVLVEGNYLLLDEEPWRGLADMFDASCYLDVPRPELERRLLERWRKHGRAQDDARRWVATNDLPNADRVIAHSRLPDIIL
- a CDS encoding Lrp/AsnC ligand binding domain-containing protein — its product is MRPVFVQLRCQPGKTYEVADMLYEREIASELYSTSGEFDLLLKVYIEDGVDVGKFINDNVANVPGIVRSLTTLTFKAF
- a CDS encoding MarR family winged helix-turn-helix transcriptional regulator is translated as MVSAPLTAERPGTDSKERLRLWIRLLRASRSIESELRERLKRDFGSTLPRFDVMAALYRETGGMAMTDLSRFLLVSNGNVTGIVDRLVADGYVARSKREGDRRTSIVRLTAAGRETFARMAEAHEVWVDELLAGVGETEARELSSKLKAFRSDWEG